In Desulfosoma sp., the genomic stretch GCGTTCCCAGAAGATTTTCCGCAGGCACGCGGCAATCGTCAAAGATGAGTTCCGCCGTATCCTGAGCGTGCAGACCCATTTTTTTGAGCTTTCGGCCTCGCTGAAAACCGGGGGCTTCACGTTCCACACAAATGAGGCTGATGCCTTTGGCACCGGAATCCACAGCTCCTGTACGGCACGCCACAATGACCAGGTCCGCCAGAATGCCATTGGAAATAAAGGTCTTCTGGCCGTTAATGACCCAATGATTCCCAACCTTTTCGGCTCGAGTGCGAATGGAGGCCAGATCGGATCCCGCATCGGGTTCGGTCATGGCCACAGCCAAGACGATTTCTCCTTGAGCCGCCCCTGGAAGCCATCGTTTCTTTTGTTCTTGAGTACCTAGGGCGGCGATATAGGGAGCTACGATGTCACTGTGCAACGGCGCCATCAAACTTACGGCCCCCGCTTTGGCCAACTCCTCGGTGATAATCACCGAATAGAGAAAATCCGCTTCACTTCCACCGTATTCTTCGGGAAGCCACGGGCACAAAAATCCGGCCTTTCCCATGGCCCGCCACACATCCCGGGAAACCATGCCCTCCTCTTCCCAACGCTCTATGTGCGGCGCCACTTCCCGTTCCACAAATCTTCGAAAGGATTCACGAAAGATGTGGTGCTCTTCGCGATACAGTCCCTCCATGCCTTCTCCCTTCCCTTGCGGTCACCGAGGGGGATTTCCCGGGTGATCCGTTCGCGCCTCTTATGCCGCACCCAAGGCGCGTTCGTCAACGCACGAATCCCACTGTGTTTGCCTCAGAACGGCCATTTAGCTGGGAGCGCCGGCCTCCCCAGCCCGGCTGTGGTGCGGATCGGAGGCCCCTGCTTCCAGGAAAACCGTGAGCTTCCTTTATTGTCGGACACCCTGAAAGCAGCCTAACAAGAAAACTCAGCCCACTTCGGCCAGCGCATGGGAAAGAACCACGGCACGTTCCGTGGCCGCTTCAATCACATAGCGTCCATCGCCCAGAGACCATCCACGTGTTGTGATGGTGTCTCCGGGATAAACCACGTCGGCGAACCGCACCTGAAAGGATTTGAAACGGGCCGGATCTCCGCTGCAGGCGCCTTCAAGGATCGCTCGAGTGGCAAAACCGAAAGTACATAGTCCATGGAGAATCGGTTTGGGAAAGCCGGCCGCTTCCGCAGCTTTAGGATCGATATGCAAGGGATTCACATCCCCTGAAAGACGATAGATTGCCGCCTGGTTCGGCGAAGTTTTGTAGGAAATATCAAAGTCCGGACTCTTATCTTTCGGCACCGCAATGGCCTCCGCCTTGGGCCCGGGATCGCCGCCCCAGCCACCAAGCCCACGACAGAAAAGGCTCATCCTCGTCTCACTGATCATCGTGCCTTCTTCGTCCTTGGTGAGCGTTTCCAGAACCACCAGGGCAGCCTTTTTCTTGTCATAGATGCCGCTCACCTTTACGGTACTTAGAAGCTTGCCCGAGGAAGGCAGAGGTCGGTGCAGCCGAATGGCTTCTTCACCGTGAAGGACTGTTTTGAGATCAATTTTCAGCCGATCCAAAACTTCAAAAAAAGGATGAAAAACAGGAATGACCGCATAAGACGGGCAGACCTTGAGGCCTCCTGGAGTGCGTTCATACACATAGTCCAAATCCGATGCGCCAAAGCCGATGCCCAAATGGTAAAGAATGATATTTCGCCAATGCATGGAATGTTCAAAAGGACCAAGGCTCAGCCCCACTTGACTGACATCAATCATGGATCACCTCCTGGGAAAAATCCTTGTTCGCCGACGCCCGGAATACGGGCTGTTCATCCCAAAAATCATTTCGATCGCCGGATCAAAAACCGAATCAGACGCCAAACCGCCACGGTTATTCCGTAACAAACCCGGGGCCTTTTGGGGCGGACACATCGGTCCCCCCTACAGTCCAGCCAGGCCATTCCCAAATCCACCCCTCACCTTACGATTTCCCCATTCACGATTTACGATTTCTCGACTTCGCCCTGTCACCTTCCAAGGCTGGCCGTTCCCAACATGCCGCCCGTTTTTTCGAGCGACACATCGGTCCGCCCTACAGTTCAGCCAGGGCATTCCTTATTCCAGCGGGCGACTTAAGGACCTAATGAGTTACGATTTACGAGTTTACGAGTTCACACCTCTACCAGCCACCTGTCACCTTAATCACCTGCCCGGAGACATAGTCGGAAAGGGGTGAGGCCAGAAACAGCATGACTCGAGCGGCCTCTTCGGGAGTTCCCGGGCGCCCCAGAGGGATCATCATACGGAAAGCTTCCAGCTGGTTTTTGGGCACTCCGATGGCGATCTTTTTGCCATTTTTTTCCAGCACTGTATCTTCGGCCTTGGGTTGGGTGAGTCGTGTTTCAATCCAGCCATAGGCCACGGCGTTCACGTTCACATTGAGTCGTCCCCATTCCTTGGCCAAGGTTTTGGTGAAACCCAAAATCCCAGATTTGGCTGTGGAATAGTTGGCCTGACCGGCGTTGCCGTCCGTACCCGCAACCGAACTCACGTTGATGATCTTTCGCATGACCACACGGCCTTGTTCCGCTTCCCTTTTGGCGTTTTCTCGAATGTATGGCGCTGCGGCCCTCACAATGCGAAAAGGAGCCGTGCAATGCACCTTGAGCATGGCTTCCCACTGCTCATCGGTCATTTTATGGACCACGGCATCCCAGGTATAGCCTGCATTGTTGACGATCACATGGATGTCCGGCCCAAAGGCATCCACAGCGGCCTGCACGAACTTTTCTGCAAAGCCGTCGGCGGTTACATCACCGACGACGGCGACGGCTTGCCCACCTCGACTTTGAATTTCTCGAACCACTTCCTGAGCCGGCTCCGCATCCAGATCGCTCACGACCACTTTGGCTCCCTCCGACGCAAAAAGCAATGCCGCCGCTCGACCAATGCCACGGCCGGCTCCCGTAATCAAACACACTCTCCCTTCCAGCATTTTTTCCATGGATTCTCCCTCCTGCTTCCCTTCCAGTGTTCTCCATCCATGATCGCTCTTGGTTTGTTCGCTTTCGTCTTGCTCCATGGAATCGCGAAATCCGCTTACATGCCTAGTTTCTTTCGTATATCCTTGCGCAGCTCTTTCTTGAGGATTTTCCCTACGGGATTTCGAGGAATGGCCTCCACGACTTCCAGGTGTTCCGGCAGTTTGTAGGTGGCCACGCCTTGTTCTTTCATGTAGCGAGTCAGATCTTCCAGAGTGATCGTCTGTCCGGGTTTAGGGACCACGTAGACGCAGGTTCTTTCCCCAAGGTTCTCGTCGGGCATGCCGACCGCGGCCACGTCCTGAACGGCCGGGTGAGCCAAAAGAACATTTTCCACTTCCTGAGCGCTGATGTTGTAGCCTCCTCGAATGATGATGTCCTTTGCCCGTTCAAAGAACTTCAGGTAACGATCGCCGGAAATTTGAAAGAGATCGCCTGTGCGAAAATAACCTTCGGTGTCAAAAGCGTGAGCATTGAGATCGGGTCGTTTGAAATATCCGGGAATCACGTTGGGACCCCGGTAGAGCAGCTCCCCAACGGCCCCGTTTTCTGTGAGTTCTGTCCCGTCGGGACCCACCACCTTGGTTTGGACGAATTTGGCCATAGGGGTCGCCCATTCGACGCCGGGGACTCCGTAACGCGGCAGGTGATCCACACGAACCGCCATGTCCGGCACTTCTTGCACTCCGGAAACCAACGCCGTGCCTTCGTTCTGGCCCCAGATGTTTCCAATGTCCACATTCCAGCGTCTCTTGAATTCTTCCATGGACCACAAAGAAGGAGGAGCCGATCCCACGGTGATCACGCGCACCGAACTTAAACCCACTCCCTGAGCCGCAGGATGTTTCAAGATAAGATTCACCACGGCCGGCACCAAAAGTGTGTACTGAATTCGTTCCTGAACCATTTGTTTAAGCAAAAGCTGAGGATCAAAGGGATGGTGCAAGACCACGGTTCCGCCGAAACGTAGCCAGGGTACATAGACAGTGCCTATGGAAGCCATGTTGACCAAGGGACCGGCGGTGAGCATGATATCGCCGGGTTGCATGCCGCTTGCCAAAGCAATGGCTGCCTGACACCTCCAGTTGTTATGGCTCAAGGGGCATCCTTTGGGTTGAGCCTCCGTGCCTGAAGTCCAGCAGATGGTAAAAATGTCGTCGGCATCCACACGAACAAGATTGAGGCTCGGATCCGGCTTTTCCTGAATCATCCGCCTTACGTCGTCATAGGTATAAACTTTTTTGAGGGTCGGAACCTTTTGGGCCACTTCTTCGGCCATGGCTCGATGCTCAAAACCGTGAAACTGTTCCACGGTGATGATGGCCTTGGCTTCCGTGAGTTCCGCCACGTAGGCGACTTCTTTGGAGCGCCACTGCATGGGCATGGGAGAAATAACACCACCCGCTCGAGCAATAGCCAGGTAAAGCATGGCCAGTTCCCAGCAATTGGGTAATTGCACCAACACAATATCGTCTTTGTCGATACCTTCGGAGCGAAGGGCGGACGCCGTCGCCTCCACCGCTCGATCGAAGTCAGCGTATGGGATACGTTCGGGCCTTGTTCCCAGGAGCGCTTCTTTGTTCAGAGGATCGATGATGGCCGTTGCCTCCGGCATATCACGGGCATGCTGCTTGAAATCATCCAAAAGGGTTCGGCTGCCCCAACAACCTTTGCGGGTGTATTCCTTGATGCGTTCGGGTGAGGCGAGAATCAAGAGGCTCTCCTTTTTGACCAAGTGGTTTAAAGGCCGAAGATACCGACACTGCACACACTGAACGATGGAATACCGCCCAGGTTATGGGTGAGACCCAAGCGGGGATTCGCAATCTGGCGCGGGCCGGCCCGATGCAACAGCTGGTTGTAAACCTCATAGATCATCCGTATGCCGGACGCTCCGATGGGATGCCCGAAACATTTGAGTCCTCCATCGGATTGGCACGGAATCTTTCCTTCCAGTTCAAAAAAGCCGTCGTTAATGTCCCGAATGGCACGACCTCGTTCGGAAATCTGCAGGTCTTCATAGGTGACCAGTTCGGTAATGGAAAAGCAGTCGTGCACTTCAAGGACGCTCAATTCCTCGCGAGGTCTCGTGATCCCGGCTTCCAGATACGCCCTTTTGGCCGCTTCGGTGGTGGTTTTAAGGTAGGTGCCGTCCCAGCGTGTCGTCAGCATCTCTTCGCCGGAGGTGGCGGCGATTTGGAGCGCTTTGACGAGCACAGGGGTTTTTCCTAAACCACGGGCCACATCCGGCGTGGTCACAATGGCAGCGGCCGCTCCATCACTGACACCGCAGCAATCGAACAAGCCC encodes the following:
- a CDS encoding acyl-CoA dehydrogenase family protein, translated to MEGLYREEHHIFRESFRRFVEREVAPHIERWEEEGMVSRDVWRAMGKAGFLCPWLPEEYGGSEADFLYSVIITEELAKAGAVSLMAPLHSDIVAPYIAALGTQEQKKRWLPGAAQGEIVLAVAMTEPDAGSDLASIRTRAEKVGNHWVINGQKTFISNGILADLVIVACRTGAVDSGAKGISLICVEREAPGFQRGRKLKKMGLHAQDTAELIFDDCRVPAENLLGTLNRGFYHMMDHLQQERLMACIMGQAMAEAMLAMTVEYARGRKAFGRPIASFQHNAFTIVDMATEVKLGRTFLERLIADHMAGKDIVTDVSMGKAWIGEMANRVAYRCVQLHGGYGYMEEYPISRFYRDVRPIPIFAGTTEVMKLIVAKRMQLI
- a CDS encoding MaoC/PaaZ C-terminal domain-containing protein → MIDVSQVGLSLGPFEHSMHWRNIILYHLGIGFGASDLDYVYERTPGGLKVCPSYAVIPVFHPFFEVLDRLKIDLKTVLHGEEAIRLHRPLPSSGKLLSTVKVSGIYDKKKAALVVLETLTKDEEGTMISETRMSLFCRGLGGWGGDPGPKAEAIAVPKDKSPDFDISYKTSPNQAAIYRLSGDVNPLHIDPKAAEAAGFPKPILHGLCTFGFATRAILEGACSGDPARFKSFQVRFADVVYPGDTITTRGWSLGDGRYVIEAATERAVVLSHALAEVG
- a CDS encoding SDR family NAD(P)-dependent oxidoreductase, encoding MEKMLEGRVCLITGAGRGIGRAAALLFASEGAKVVVSDLDAEPAQEVVREIQSRGGQAVAVVGDVTADGFAEKFVQAAVDAFGPDIHVIVNNAGYTWDAVVHKMTDEQWEAMLKVHCTAPFRIVRAAAPYIRENAKREAEQGRVVMRKIINVSSVAGTDGNAGQANYSTAKSGILGFTKTLAKEWGRLNVNVNAVAYGWIETRLTQPKAEDTVLEKNGKKIAIGVPKNQLEAFRMMIPLGRPGTPEEAARVMLFLASPLSDYVSGQVIKVTGGW
- a CDS encoding class I adenylate-forming enzyme family protein, whose amino-acid sequence is MILASPERIKEYTRKGCWGSRTLLDDFKQHARDMPEATAIIDPLNKEALLGTRPERIPYADFDRAVEATASALRSEGIDKDDIVLVQLPNCWELAMLYLAIARAGGVISPMPMQWRSKEVAYVAELTEAKAIITVEQFHGFEHRAMAEEVAQKVPTLKKVYTYDDVRRMIQEKPDPSLNLVRVDADDIFTICWTSGTEAQPKGCPLSHNNWRCQAAIALASGMQPGDIMLTAGPLVNMASIGTVYVPWLRFGGTVVLHHPFDPQLLLKQMVQERIQYTLLVPAVVNLILKHPAAQGVGLSSVRVITVGSAPPSLWSMEEFKRRWNVDIGNIWGQNEGTALVSGVQEVPDMAVRVDHLPRYGVPGVEWATPMAKFVQTKVVGPDGTELTENGAVGELLYRGPNVIPGYFKRPDLNAHAFDTEGYFRTGDLFQISGDRYLKFFERAKDIIIRGGYNISAQEVENVLLAHPAVQDVAAVGMPDENLGERTCVYVVPKPGQTITLEDLTRYMKEQGVATYKLPEHLEVVEAIPRNPVGKILKKELRKDIRKKLGM